The Schistocerca gregaria isolate iqSchGreg1 chromosome 1, iqSchGreg1.2, whole genome shotgun sequence genome includes a window with the following:
- the LOC126362967 gene encoding cuticle protein 21-like isoform X1, which produces MALQVLLCACALLGAASAGYLGAPAVSYSAAPALRGSALGLGLAGAPVGAAASTAAAAAAAAAAARLAAARLPAAGLPAYAGVAPAYAGVVPGYAGVAPGYAGLAAARYAGLGRLAGGLPAELADPYYDPNPQYSFSYSVSDALTGDAKQQQESRSGDVVEGSYSLVEPDGSVRTVDYTAAPGVGFNAVVSKSAAPAGSPAAAAAATAAAAAAASGRAALAAGAVPGVAGYPLSPAAAAGVYGAPLKTAHAALATPHAKVHY; this is translated from the exons GTGCTgctgtgcgcatgcgcgctgctgggAGCGGCCAGCGCCGGCTACCTGGGCGCGCCCGCCGTCTCTTACTCGGCGGCCCCGGCGCTGCGGGGATCGGCTCTGGGTCTGGGACTCGCAG GTGCCCCAGTTGGAGCTGCTGCTAGCACCGCAGCCGCTGcggcagctgcagctgctgctgctagacTGGCTGCCGCCAGGCTGCCAGCTGCTGGTCTGCCTGCCTATGCCGGAGTCGCCCCTGCCTATGCTGGTGTAGTTCCCGGCTACGCTGGAGTCGCCCCTGGCTACGCCGGTCTGGCCGCTGCACGCTACGCCGGTCTGGGCCGCCTGGCCGGTGGGCTGCCCGCCGAGCTGGCTGACCCGTACTACGACCCCAACCCGCAGTACAGCTTCAGCTACAGCGTCAGCGACGCCCTGACCGGCGacgccaagcagcagcaggagagccGCAGCGGCGACGTGGTGGAGGGCAGCTACAGCCTGGTCGAGCCCGACGGCAGCGTCCGCACTGTGGACTACACGGCCGCGCccggtgttgggttcaacgccgtGGTCTCCAAGAGCGCCGCCCCTGCCGGATCGCCTGCTGCTGCCGCTGCAGCCACTGCGGCTGCAGCTGCCGCCGCCTCCGGTCGAGCTGCTCTTGCTG CAGGTGCAGTACCAGGCGTGGCGGGCTACCCACTGTCCCCAGCAGCTGCTGCTGGAGTGTATGGCGCGCCCCTCAAGACTGCACATGCTGCTCTCGCCACACCACATGCCAAGGTCCACTACTGA
- the LOC126362967 gene encoding cuticle protein 21-like isoform X4, translating to MALQVLLCACALLGAASAGYLGAPAVSYSAAPALRGSALGLGLAGAPVGAAASTAAAAAAAAAAARLAAARLPAAGLPAYAGVAPAYAGVVPGYAGVAPGYAGLAAARYAGLGRLAGGLPAELADPYYDPNPQYSFSYSVSDALTGDAKQQQESRSGDVVEGSYSLVEPDGSVRTVDYTAAPGVGFNAVVSKSAAPAGSPAAAAAATAAAAAAASGRAALAGAVPGVAGYPLSPAAAAGVYGAPLKTAHAALATPHAKVHY from the exons GTGCTgctgtgcgcatgcgcgctgctgggAGCGGCCAGCGCCGGCTACCTGGGCGCGCCCGCCGTCTCTTACTCGGCGGCCCCGGCGCTGCGGGGATCGGCTCTGGGTCTGGGACTCGCAG GTGCCCCAGTTGGAGCTGCTGCTAGCACCGCAGCCGCTGcggcagctgcagctgctgctgctagacTGGCTGCCGCCAGGCTGCCAGCTGCTGGTCTGCCTGCCTATGCCGGAGTCGCCCCTGCCTATGCTGGTGTAGTTCCCGGCTACGCTGGAGTCGCCCCTGGCTACGCCGGTCTGGCCGCTGCACGCTACGCCGGTCTGGGCCGCCTGGCCGGTGGGCTGCCCGCCGAGCTGGCTGACCCGTACTACGACCCCAACCCGCAGTACAGCTTCAGCTACAGCGTCAGCGACGCCCTGACCGGCGacgccaagcagcagcaggagagccGCAGCGGCGACGTGGTGGAGGGCAGCTACAGCCTGGTCGAGCCCGACGGCAGCGTCCGCACTGTGGACTACACGGCCGCGCccggtgttgggttcaacgccgtGGTCTCCAAGAGCGCCGCCCCTGCCGGATCGCCTGCTGCTGCCGCTGCAGCCACTGCGGCTGCAGCTGCCGCCGCCTCCGGTCGAGCTGCTCTTGCTG GTGCAGTACCAGGCGTGGCGGGCTACCCACTGTCCCCAGCAGCTGCTGCTGGAGTGTATGGCGCGCCCCTCAAGACTGCACATGCTGCTCTCGCCACACCACATGCCAAGGTCCACTACTGA